Below is a genomic region from Tepidiforma bonchosmolovskayae.
CCGGGCGAGAAGGATGGGGCTTACTCGGGGGTATTTTCCCAGTCGCGCCAGCTGCCGCGGCGCCCTTCGGCCTCGAGGTAGTGGCCCTTGCCGAGCGGTTTGACGGGCGGCGGCTGCTCGAGCCGCTTCAGGAGGACCCAGACGCCGAAACTGAGGGCCGCCATGACCGACGTGAGCAGCGCGAGCCGCTGAATGCCGCGCGCTGCGGCGCCATCCCACGTGTCGTAGGCCTCGCGGGCGAGTTCCAGGGCGCGGGTGCCGTCGCCGGCAGCGAGGGCGTCCTCGGCGGCACGCAGCTTCGCCTCGGGGTCGGTGAAGAGCATGCCGACGCGGCCAAAGAAACCAGGGCTGAAGGACGCCTGCTTCTCCTTCGCGAGGGCGATGAGCTTCGCAGCGGCATCGGCGTTGACGCGGCCGGTGACGCCCGCGGAAGCCGCGGCGCGTGCGCTGGTGAAGTCACCCTGTTCGTACAACTCGCGGGCCTTCGCGATGCCCTGGCGGAAGGGCGAATCGGCGGGCTCGCCGGCGAGCTGGGCTTGTGCGGCCTGGATGGCGATGACGGCCTGGCGCTGGTCCTCGACCAGGCGGGCGGTTTCGGAGAGGCGCGCCCGGCCCCAGGAGACGGCGACGGTTTCGGGGGTCGCCAGGCCAGCCCCGGCGGCGAGTTCAGTGGCGGAGCGGTAGGCGGCGATGATGGTATCGGCCTGGGCGACCTGGGCGGCGATCGGACCGAAGACCCAGGCGATCAGGTTGTTGTAGATGTCCGAGGGGATGCCGGAGCCGAGCCCGGCCTCGGCTGCGCGGCTGCGGAGCCCGCGGACGAGGTCATGGGCGGCGCGGCGCTCGGCGAGCAGCGGCTTTGCTGTTTCAGGAACGAAGACCCAGTCGAGAAAGAGCTGGTCGAGGTTGCGGTCAGAGAGGAATTCGCCCTGGTCCATGAACCAGCCCTCTTTGAGGCGCCAGAGGGCGGGCTCGTCATCGATGCGGGAGAGGACGGCGGTCATATTCTGGCGGCCGCCGATCGCTTCTTCGTAGGCGAACCAGAAATCGCCGGAGCGGCCATACCAGTAGGCGGCCGGGCCGCCTATGGCGGTGGAGCCCCAGGTTGCGAGCGGCTCGTTGATGCCGAACGACTTCCAGTCGGTGGGCCTGACGGCGACACCGAGCTGGGGCGCAACCGCGCGGGTCGCCCATTCGGCGAGCCCCTCCCAGAGGAAGGGGCGGGCGAGCTGGGTGTTGCCGGCCCACTGGTGGGCAAGCTCGTGGATGGTGACCTCGTCGTCGATGCCGCCGGTTTCGTGCGAGAGGAGCACCTGCCCGACGCCGGAGAAGGCGACACCCGCGATGCCGTACGCGGCGATGTGGTAGGACTGCCGCATGGTGACGTCGGTGTAGGGGTACTTGAAGCCGAAGAGCGCTTCGAGGACGGGGAAGGCCTGCTTCGCGATGGCGAACTGCCGGGAAGCCCAGTCCGCATCGCGGCGGAAGAACTTCAGGGTCATGGTGACCTGGCGGCCATCGGGCATCGTCACCGGCGCGGAGAGGACGCCGCGGCGGGTCTCGTCGGTGACAGACAGGGCGAAGGCGGAGAAGACGCCGGGGTCGAACCGCTGGCGGCAGCGTTCGTCGAGGGCGGCGCAGCGCTCGAGGATGTCGGGGTCGTCGGCCGAGAGGGCGATGAGAAAGACGTTGCCGCAGACCCAGCGCTGGAGGCCGGCGTTCTTCACCTCGGACGGCTGGTCCTTCCCGACGAGGCAGCCGGGGTCGAGGACGTTGTCGCCGGATTTCGGGACATCGACGAAGACCCACGAACCCGGCCCCTGTCCGATGAACGGCACCTCGATGAGCCCGGGTTCGAGCGTCATCAGGGGACCGGAGGTATTGGGAAGGGTGTAGGCGGCTTCGAGGGTGAGGCGCCGTTTCGGCTGGAGGGGCTCCGGGAGTGTGACGGAGGCGACGGCGGTGCGTTTCGCCGCTTCGTCGCCCGGGTCGAGCGTGAACTGGACGGGAGCGCCGTCGCGGGTAATTGCAAGGTCGTGCGCGTGGGGGAGGATGTAGACGGGGACGGTGGTGATGCCGTTCTGCGACTGGTTGAGGAACTCGACGCGGACGTGGACGCGGACCGTTCCGGCCGGCGTATCGAGGCGGTAGACCGTCTCGGAGGCGGACACGAGCCCCTGCCCCTGCTGGGCGGAGGCCGGGGCAGCGCCAGTGAGCGCGCCCGCGGCAGCCCACACGGCAACCAGCAGCGCGAGGACGCGAGTCTTCACACCGGGAAGTTCGACCGGCGAACGACGACGCGCAGGGGGTCAGTTCACGAGAACGCCGCCATCGACCGGGAGGACGACCCCGGTGACCCACCGGGCCTCATCGGAGGCGAGGTAGACGGCGGCCCAGGCGATATCCCAGGCGGTGCCTTCGATGCCGAGCGCGGTTGATTTGCGGCGGGCCTCGCGGACGGATGCCGGCATGCCGCGGGCGGAAACCATGGGCGTGTAGGCGGGGCCGGGCGCGATGGCGTTGACGCGGATGCCGTCGCGGCCGTGGTCGGCAGCCATGGCGCGGGTCAGCGCCTCGACGGCGCCCTTGGAAGCGGCGTAGGGTGCGAGGCCGCGCCCGCGCTGCGAGGCGATCGAGGAGACGTTGACGATTGAACCGCCGCCGGCGGTATCGACCATCGCGGGGATGGCGTGCTTGCTGGCGAGGACCATGCTGGTCACGTTGACCCGCATCTGGAGCTCCCACTCTTCGAGCGTGACCTCGGTGATGCGCTTTGCGATGCCGATGCCGACGTTGTTGACGAGGATGTCGAGGCGGCCCCAGCGCTCGAGGGCGCGTTCGACCATCGCCCGGCAGGCAGCTTCGCTGGTGACGTCGGCGGCAAAGGGCTCGGCGTCGCCGTGCTCATCGGCGATGAGGCGGGCCGTGAGCCCGGCAGCCTCGATGCGGCGGTCGACCAGGAGCACACGGGCGCCCTCGCGCGCGAAGAGCACGGCGGTGGCGCGTCCGTTGCCGATGCCTTCAGTCTGGGAGCCGGCGCCGGTGACAATGGCGACCCTGCCGTTCAGCCTGCCGGCCATGGGTACCTCCCGGGGAATGAGCTGACGGATTGTAGCAGGCGTGGCCTGGAAGCCCGCGGGCTCCTAGAGTCGTGGCGATGACCACGTACCGGTGCGAGGCATGCGGCGAGCCGTTCACGCTTCCGGCCTCGGTCCGGGCGAAGTACCCGAACTGGCAGCCGCGGCGGTGCCTCGCGTGCCAAAAGCGCGCGGAGCGCGGGTCCGCGGCAGCGAGGAACGGTTCGGGAACGGCCACGGCGGCCTCCGCGGCTCCCGCGGCTGCACCCGAGGAAGACCCCCAGACGGGCATCTTTACCGACGGCGCCTGCCAGGGGAACCCGGGACCCGGCGGCTGGGCCGCGGTCTTCGTCCGCGACGGCAGGGTCATCGAGGAGCGGCACGGCTTCGAACCCGCGACGACGAACAACCGGATGGAGTGGACCGCGATGATTGCGGGGCTGGAGATGGCGCCGCGGGACGAGCCGATCACGGTCTATTCGGACAGCCAGCTGGTGGTGCGGACGCTCAATGAGTGGGCGAAGGGGTGGGAGGCCCGCGGGTGGAAGCGGAAGGACGGGCCGGTGATGAACCTGGACCTCGTGCAGCGGGCGTGGGCGCTGAAGCAGCAGCTCCCGCTGGTGCGGGTGGCGTGGGTGCGCGGGCATGCGACGTCGCGCTGGAACGCCTACGCCGACGAGCTGGCGACCTCACACTTCCAGAAGGACGCCTGAGCGGGGAGCCGAAACCTCTACCGGGCCGTCACGGCTTCGGCCCTGTGCCGTTCGGCCGGGTGCGGTGAGACTGGGGCCATGGATGGCGGCATATTCGAGGGACCGGACGGACGGGAGGCCCTCCGCGAGATCGTGGCGGCGCTGGAGGCGATCGTGGTGGCGCTGCAGGCCGAGCGGACGGACGGCGAGCCCGGCTACGCGATGCGCGAGGCGGTGCGCCGGGTGGTTGCGCTGCGGCAGCGCCTGGGAGAGCGCTCAGGACGCGGCGGCTGAGCCGAGGAGTTCGTCGGCAGCAGCAAGATTGGCAGCAGTAACGCCGCCGAGCATGGCAGCAAGCTCGGCCCGGCGGGCCTCCCCGGCAACCTCGCGGACCTCGGACCAGGTGTGGCGCCCATCAGTCCGCTTCTCGACGACGAAGTGGCGGTCGGCGGCCGCAGCCACCTGGGGGAGGTGGGTGATACAGAGGACCTGGTGCCGCCCGGCGAGGCGTCGCAGGGCGCGCCCGACGACCGCGCCGGTCCGGCCGCCGACGCCTTCGTCGACTTCGTCAAGGACTTCGAGCCGGCCTTCGGTGGCCTGGCCGAGGGCTACCGTGAGGGCGAGGAGGAACCGGGACGTTTCGCCGCCGCTGGCGACTGCGCCGAGGGGCCGCGGGGGCTCGCCGGGGTTGAAGGAGGCGAGGAACTCGACCCGGTCGACGCCGGCCTCGGTGAAGGCGCGAGGGGCCGGTTCTGGAGAGGGCGCGGCGGCTTCGTCCGCGGCGCCGGTGACCACCTCGTAGTCGGGGAGGGCGACGAGCGGCCCGGCCGGGTCGTCATCGCAGGCGAACGCGACGGTCAGGCGGGCGCCGCCCATGCCGAGGAGCTCCAGCTCGCCAGCGATGGCGCGGACGAGCGCGCCAGCGGCGGCCCTGCGGCGGGCCGAAAGGTCCGCGGCCTGGCGGCCGAGGGTCTCGAGGAGCCGAGATTCGGCGGCCTCGAGCTCTTCGAGCGAAGCGCCGGCCCCGGTGAGGTCGGCGAGCTGGCGGGCTGCGCTGTCGCGGTAGGCGAGAACGGCGTCGATCGTGTCGCCATACTTCCGCTGGAGCCGGGCGAGGAGGTCGAGGCGCTCGGTAACGGCGGCCAGACGCTCCGGGTCTTCGTCGAGCGCATCGCGGTAGGCGCGGAGGGCACGCCGGAGGTCGACGCTGGCGGTTTCAAGGATGCCGGCGAGGTCGGCGAGGTCGGCCGCGCCGGGGTCGCGGCCGGCGATAGCGCGCACGGCGGCGAGCGCCTCGCCGATTGACGGTTCATCAAGGGCGGCGAGTGCGCGCTCGGCTTCCTCGCGCAGGCGGGCAGCGTTGCCGAGGCGCGCCTGCTCGGCGCGGAGCGACTCGTCGTCGCCGGGGACGGGCGCTGCGGCGTCGATCTCGGCGACCTCGAAGGAGAGGCGCTCGATGAGCCGCTCACGCTCGCGGGCATCGGAGCGGAGGGAGGCGAGCTTTCGGCGGACCTCGCGGAGCTCGCGAACGGTGGAGGCGAGCGCGGTGCGGTCGGCCTGGAGGCCGGCGAACTCATCAAGCGCGGCAAGCTGGACCGCCGGCCGGAGGATGGCGAGCTGCTCGGACTGGCCGTGGATATCGAGGAAGCCCTCGGCGAGGGCGCGGACGTCTTCGAAGCGGGCAGGCTGGCCGTCGATGCGGTAGGTCGAGCGCCCGCCGAGCGTGAGTGTGCGTTCGATGACCGTGGGGCGTCCGAGGCGGAGCACGGCGCGGACGGTCGCGCGGTCGGCGCCGGCGGCGATAACCTCGCGGCCCATCCGCGCGCCGAAGGCGAAGGCGACGGCATCGACGACCAGCGACTTGCCGGCCCCGGTTTCGCCAGTGAAGACGGTCAGCCCGGGGCCGAGGTCGACGGCGACGTTGCGGGCAACAGCGAAGGAGGTGATTTCGAGCCGTTCAAGCACTGGGGTTCATGGTGCTGGAGAGCTGCATTTCGAGCTTTTCGGCGAGTTCGGCGTAGAAGCTGGAGGGCTCGCGGAAGCGCACGAAGCGGGTGACGTGCGGGCTCTGCCGGACGACGATGCGCACGCCAGCGGCGACCGGCTCGTCCTCCTGGCCGTCGATGCTGAGGATGGCGCCCTGTTCGCTGGTGACGGCCATCTCGATGGTTGAATCGGGCTGGAGGACGAGGGAGCGGCCGAGGGCGAGGTGGGCCGAGACGGGGGTGAGCACCAGGTGGTGCTCCGTCGGGGCAAGGATGGGACCGCCTGCGCTCAGCGAGTAGCCGGTGGAGCCCGTGGGCGTGGCGACGATGATGCCGTCGCAGCGGAAGATGGCGAGGCGGGCGCCGTCGATGTGCACGTCAACGTAGACCGGGCGCCCGGGCGAGCGGCGGCTGACGACGATGTCGTTCAGGCCATCGAAGGAGTGGAGGGCGGCGCCGTCGGCCATGACGTCGGCGTGGACCATGATGCGCTCTTCGAGGCGCCAGTCGGCAGCGACGACGCGTTCGATGGCGTTGAAGAAGTCGCGCGGGCTCATGTCGGTGAGGAAGCCGAGGCGGCCCATATTGACGCCGAGAATCGGCGTGGCGTGCGGGATGGCGATGCGGGCGGTGCGCAGGACAGTGCCGTCGCCGCCGACGCACACGATCAGGTCGGAGGCGGCGATGGCATCGGAGGGGGGCGGGCCCCAGGCATCGAAGACGGCGGCATCGATGCTGCGGCGGCCGAACTCCTGCGCAACCTGGCGGGCGAAGGCGAGCGCGCCTTCGCTCCGGGGTGCATGGAAGATCACGGCGCGGCGCAGCATCAGGCGTCTCCGGCGGGCGGGGTGCGCAGCAGGACAAGGAATTCGGTGTTGCCGTCGCCCCCGCGGATGGGCGATGGAATGATGCCACAGGTTGCCCAGCCGTGGGCGGCCACCCAGGCCAGGAAGCGCTCGCGGACGCGGTCGAGCACGGCCGGGTCGCGGATGACGCCGCCGGCGGGAACGTCTGCGGGGCCGGCTTCGAACTGGGGCTTGAGGAGGGCGATCACGGGGGTGCCCGACGGAACGCGCGCCGCCACTGAAGGGAGAACCTTTTCGAGGGAGATGAAGGAGAGGTCGGCGACGACCAGGTCGACTGGCGGGAGCGGCGGGAGGTCGCGCGCGTTCACGCCTTCGAGGAGGGTGACTCGCGGGTCTTCGCGGAGCCGCCGGTGGAGCTGACCGCGCCCGACATCGACGGCGATGACGCGGGCGGCGCCGTGCTGGAGGAGGCAGTCGGTGAAGCCGCCGGTCGAGGCGCCGAGGTCGAGGCAGGTGCAGCCGGAGGGGTCGATTCCGAATTCCCTTAGGGCTGCGTCGAGCTTGAGGCCGCCGCGGGAGACGTAGCGGAGCGGTTCGACCACCTCGAGCGGCGCGGCAGGGTCGAGCGGTTCGGCGGGCTTGACGAGCGTGCGGGTGCCGGTGCGGACCTGGCCGGCCATGATGAGCTGGCGGGCCTGCTCGCGGGATTCGGCGAGGCCGCGCTGGACGAGGAGGAGGTCGGCACGGACGCGGGCCATGCCCAGAGGCTACACCGCGGCGGCGTGTACGGTGGGAGCGGGTTCCCGTAGAGTTGCCGGCACGAAGTTCGAACACGAGGTGAGGTTGCGATGGCCGAGCTGACAGGGGCCCAGATCGTGGCGAAGGCGCTGAAGCAGCAGGGCGTGGAGTACATGTTCGGAGTAGTCGGCATCCCGGTGGTGCCGATCGCGGTCCATGCACAGCGCGAAGGCATCAAGTTCTTCGGGTTCCGGAACGAGCAGGCTGCGAGCTATGCGGCGGCGGCCATCGGCTACCTGACCGGGCGGCCAGGCGTCTGCCTCGCGGTGTCGGGGCCGGGGATGGTGCACGGCATCGCGGGGATGGCGAACGCCTGGGCGAACTGCTGGCCGATGATCCTGATCGGCGGGGCGAACGATTCGTACCAGAACGGGCAGGGCGCCTTCCAGGAGGCGCCGCAGATCGAGACGGCGCGGCCGTACGCGAAGTACGCGGCCCGGCCGGACAGCACGCGCCGGATTCCGTTCTTCGTCGAGCAGGCAGTCCGCGCGACCATCTACGGACGGCCGGGCGCGGCGTACCTCGACCTGCCGGGGGACCTGATTACCGGGACCGTCGACGAGAGCGAGGTGCATTTCCCGCCGCGCTGCCCGGACCCGCCGCGGACCCTGGCGCCGTGGGAGAACATCGAGCGGGCGCTCGACGCGCTGAAGTCGGCCGAGCGGCCGCTGGTCATCGTGGGCAAGGGAGCGGCCTACGCGCGGGCCGAGGAGGAGGTGCGGACGTTCATCGATATGACGCAGCTACCGTTCCTGCCGACGCCGATGGGCAAGGGCGTGGTCCCGGACGACCACCCGCTAGCGATTTCGCCGGCGCGGTCGTTCGCACTGCAGAATGCCG
It encodes:
- a CDS encoding NAD(+)/NADH kinase, with the protein product MLRRAVIFHAPRSEGALAFARQVAQEFGRRSIDAAVFDAWGPPPSDAIAASDLIVCVGGDGTVLRTARIAIPHATPILGVNMGRLGFLTDMSPRDFFNAIERVVAADWRLEERIMVHADVMADGAALHSFDGLNDIVVSRRSPGRPVYVDVHIDGARLAIFRCDGIIVATPTGSTGYSLSAGGPILAPTEHHLVLTPVSAHLALGRSLVLQPDSTIEMAVTSEQGAILSIDGQEDEPVAAGVRIVVRQSPHVTRFVRFREPSSFYAELAEKLEMQLSSTMNPSA
- a CDS encoding TlyA family RNA methyltransferase, with the protein product MARVRADLLLVQRGLAESREQARQLIMAGQVRTGTRTLVKPAEPLDPAAPLEVVEPLRYVSRGGLKLDAALREFGIDPSGCTCLDLGASTGGFTDCLLQHGAARVIAVDVGRGQLHRRLREDPRVTLLEGVNARDLPPLPPVDLVVADLSFISLEKVLPSVAARVPSGTPVIALLKPQFEAGPADVPAGGVIRDPAVLDRVRERFLAWVAAHGWATCGIIPSPIRGGDGNTEFLVLLRTPPAGDA
- a CDS encoding gluzincin family metallopeptidase, giving the protein MKTRVLALLVAVWAAAGALTGAAPASAQQGQGLVSASETVYRLDTPAGTVRVHVRVEFLNQSQNGITTVPVYILPHAHDLAITRDGAPVQFTLDPGDEAAKRTAVASVTLPEPLQPKRRLTLEAAYTLPNTSGPLMTLEPGLIEVPFIGQGPGSWVFVDVPKSGDNVLDPGCLVGKDQPSEVKNAGLQRWVCGNVFLIALSADDPDILERCAALDERCRQRFDPGVFSAFALSVTDETRRGVLSAPVTMPDGRQVTMTLKFFRRDADWASRQFAIAKQAFPVLEALFGFKYPYTDVTMRQSYHIAAYGIAGVAFSGVGQVLLSHETGGIDDEVTIHELAHQWAGNTQLARPFLWEGLAEWATRAVAPQLGVAVRPTDWKSFGINEPLATWGSTAIGGPAAYWYGRSGDFWFAYEEAIGGRQNMTAVLSRIDDEPALWRLKEGWFMDQGEFLSDRNLDQLFLDWVFVPETAKPLLAERRAAHDLVRGLRSRAAEAGLGSGIPSDIYNNLIAWVFGPIAAQVAQADTIIAAYRSATELAAGAGLATPETVAVSWGRARLSETARLVEDQRQAVIAIQAAQAQLAGEPADSPFRQGIAKARELYEQGDFTSARAAASAGVTGRVNADAAAKLIALAKEKQASFSPGFFGRVGMLFTDPEAKLRAAEDALAAGDGTRALELAREAYDTWDGAAARGIQRLALLTSVMAALSFGVWVLLKRLEQPPPVKPLGKGHYLEAEGRRGSWRDWENTPE
- a CDS encoding DNA repair protein RecN; protein product: MLERLEITSFAVARNVAVDLGPGLTVFTGETGAGKSLVVDAVAFAFGARMGREVIAAGADRATVRAVLRLGRPTVIERTLTLGGRSTYRIDGQPARFEDVRALAEGFLDIHGQSEQLAILRPAVQLAALDEFAGLQADRTALASTVRELREVRRKLASLRSDARERERLIERLSFEVAEIDAAAPVPGDDESLRAEQARLGNAARLREEAERALAALDEPSIGEALAAVRAIAGRDPGAADLADLAGILETASVDLRRALRAYRDALDEDPERLAAVTERLDLLARLQRKYGDTIDAVLAYRDSAARQLADLTGAGASLEELEAAESRLLETLGRQAADLSARRRAAAGALVRAIAGELELLGMGGARLTVAFACDDDPAGPLVALPDYEVVTGAADEAAAPSPEPAPRAFTEAGVDRVEFLASFNPGEPPRPLGAVASGGETSRFLLALTVALGQATEGRLEVLDEVDEGVGGRTGAVVGRALRRLAGRHQVLCITHLPQVAAAADRHFVVEKRTDGRHTWSEVREVAGEARRAELAAMLGGVTAANLAAADELLGSAAAS
- a CDS encoding SDR family NAD(P)-dependent oxidoreductase, which codes for MAGRLNGRVAIVTGAGSQTEGIGNGRATAVLFAREGARVLLVDRRIEAAGLTARLIADEHGDAEPFAADVTSEAACRAMVERALERWGRLDILVNNVGIGIAKRITEVTLEEWELQMRVNVTSMVLASKHAIPAMVDTAGGGSIVNVSSIASQRGRGLAPYAASKGAVEALTRAMAADHGRDGIRVNAIAPGPAYTPMVSARGMPASVREARRKSTALGIEGTAWDIAWAAVYLASDEARWVTGVVLPVDGGVLVN
- a CDS encoding ribonuclease H family protein — protein: MTTYRCEACGEPFTLPASVRAKYPNWQPRRCLACQKRAERGSAAARNGSGTATAASAAPAAAPEEDPQTGIFTDGACQGNPGPGGWAAVFVRDGRVIEERHGFEPATTNNRMEWTAMIAGLEMAPRDEPITVYSDSQLVVRTLNEWAKGWEARGWKRKDGPVMNLDLVQRAWALKQQLPLVRVAWVRGHATSRWNAYADELATSHFQKDA